Proteins from a genomic interval of Acipenser ruthenus chromosome 46, fAciRut3.2 maternal haplotype, whole genome shotgun sequence:
- the LOC117966111 gene encoding alpha-2C adrenergic receptor-like encodes MASRSEQTCFPITSGGPIDVNNNNSFFCNQSWHKTPPYSPEATAVFATVVTFMILFTIFGNVLVIIAVLTSRSLKAPQNLFLVSLAAADILVATLIIPFSLANELMGYWYFKTVWCDIFLALDVLFCTSSIVHLCAISLDRYWSVSQAIEYNSKRTPRRIKCVILIVWLIAAFISFPPLISMNKKKAQPGEDAYPLCELNDEKWYILSSSIGSFFAPCVIMILVYIRIYQIAKQRTRQLPGDHAKAGAEMQKQASMEDKIDMKPDTNQNGHHHDQHLKLSSSPAQNETVVLQNGHQRSPSFPPTHLRVPTPEIQLQQQPPVPSLLSYSPKGGSMKLQEAPRPCTELGCLSAGGQQASTGSGVGRKGRRRQVVTPNKKGENLDDSTSSSEPGDADLVQGINGRNRNIVHDGGNGGISPGNDTVEGTSPTPIKMGDTIATARGEIILVSKQATLSAIRRKAMQNREKRFTFVLAVVIGVFVGCWFPFFFLYSLTAICPATCQTPDAVFKFFFWIGYCNSSLNPVIYTIFNQDFRRAFKKILCKGNIKGTFC; translated from the coding sequence ATGGCTTCTCGGAGTGAGCAGACATGTTTTCCCATCACCAGTGGTGGTCCCATcgatgttaacaacaacaacagcttcTTCTGCAACCAGAGTTGGCATAAGACACCTCCCTATTCCCCCGAAGCCACTGCTGTCTTCGCCACGGTGGTCACCTTTATGATCCTCTTCACGATCTTTGGGAACGTCCTGGTGATTATCGCCGTGCTGACGAGCCGTTCCCTGAAAGCCCCGCAGAACCTCTTTCTGGTCTCGTTGGCCGCCGCTGACATCCTGGTCGCCACCCTGATCATCCCCTTCTCTCTGGCCAATGAGCTGATGGGCTACTGGTACTTCAAGACGGTGTGGTGCGACATCTTCCTGGCCCTGGATGTCCTGTTCTGCACCTCCTCCATCGTCCACCTCTGCGCCATCAGCCTGGACCGCTACTGGTCTGTCTCTCAGGCCATTGAGTACAACTCCAAACGCACCCCTCGCAGGATCAAGTGTGTCATCCTGATCGTGTGGCTCATTGCTGCCTTCATCTCCTTCCCTCCCCTGATATCCATGAACAAGAAGAAGGCCCAGCCCGGGGAGGATGCGTACCCTCTGTGTGAGCTCAACGATGAGAAGTGGTACATCCTCTCCTCCAGCATCGGCTCCTTCTTCGCCCCCTGCGTTATAATGATCCTGGTCTACATCCGGATCTACCAGATCGCAAAGCAGAGGACCAGGCAGCTGCCTGGGGACCACGCCAAGGCCGGGGCTGAGATGCAGAAGCAGGCCAGCATGGAGGACAAGATCGATATGAAGCCCGACACCAACCAAAACGGGCACCACCATGACCAGCACCTCAAACTGAGCTCCTCGCCAGCACAGAACGAAACTGTGGTGCTGCAAAACGGGCACCAGCGAAGCCCCTCCTTTCCTCCAACCCATCTCCGGGTGCCCACTCCAGAAATCCAACTACAACAACAGCCCCCAGTGCCTTCTCTCCTTTCTTACTCTCCGAAGGGGGGTTCAATGAAACTCCAGGAAGCCCCCAGACCTTGCACCGAACTGGGGTGCCTTTCTGCAGGGGGCCAGCAGGCAAGCACAGGGAGCGGAGTTGGAAGAAAGGGAAGGCGGCGTCAGGTGGTGACCCCCAATAAAAAAGGGGAGAACTTGGATGATTCCACTTCCAGTTCAGAGCCAGGCGACGCCGACCTTGTCCAGGGAATTAACGGGAGAAACAGGAACATTGTGCATGATGGAGGTAATGGCGGTATCTCCCCAGGCAATGACACAGTCGAGGGCACCTCACCAACCCCCATCAAAATGGGGGACACCATCGCCACAGCCAGAGGGGAGATCATCCTGGTGAGCAAACAGGCTACCCTGAGCGCCATCCGCCGCAAAGCCATGCAGAACCGGGAGAAGAGGTTCACTTTTGTGTTGGCAGTGGTGATCGGGGTGTTCGTTGGCTGCTGGTTCCCATTCTTCTTCCTCTACAGCTTGACGGCCATCTGCCCTGCTACCTGCCAGACCCCAGATGCCGTCTTCAAGTTCTTTTTCTGGATCGGCTACTGCAACAGCTCCCTGAACCCCGTGATCTACACCATCTTCAACCAGGACTTCAGGAGGGCTTTCAAGAAGATCCTCTGCAAGGGAAACATCAAGGGAACCTTTTGTTGA